In Streptomyces sp. NBC_00306, a single genomic region encodes these proteins:
- a CDS encoding acyl carrier protein: MANVTAEEAQKWLIEEIAQRLGVAPTEVPPDQYFDELDLDSTQALIIAGEMETWLGFELGTTALWYHPTIEALAAHIAEESEKRTAAA, encoded by the coding sequence ATGGCGAACGTGACGGCCGAAGAAGCCCAGAAATGGCTGATCGAGGAGATCGCCCAGCGCCTGGGTGTGGCGCCGACAGAGGTTCCGCCCGACCAGTACTTCGACGAGCTCGACCTCGACAGCACCCAGGCACTGATCATCGCCGGTGAGATGGAGACCTGGCTGGGCTTCGAGCTCGGAACGACGGCGCTCTGGTACCACCCCACCATCGAGGCCCTCGCCGCCCACATCGCCGAGGAGAGCGAGAAGCGCACCGCCGCGGCGTAG
- a CDS encoding MFS transporter: MRKWMPLLAVCLGTFMLLIDVTIVSVALPQMTDSLDASFSALQWVVDIYVLVLAALLMAIGSLSDLTGARRVYLAGLAVFAVASLACGLADSSGMLIVARGVQGLGAAAMFATNTALLASNYRGKDRGIAFGLWGAVNGAAAAAGPILGGLLTEHLNWRWIFLVNLPVAAIALIVGHKHLTGSSIRTDRRVDIPGTVAFTLASTLLIFALIRAGEDGWGADITLALFGGTVVALIAFVLVERGRRDPMLDLKLLRTPSFGGLMAGAVVFSAAAFANLVFVSVWAQSVLELSPVKAGLILMPLSGMSFVAAGLAGRFLANVAPQWPIGAGLLLIGAGTLLEMLLTGTSGWTALLPGMLLTGIGVGIASPILASAALAAAPASRAGMAGGAANTFRQLGFAVGIPVVGAILSGAIGRELADNGSFADSDAAAELVTGGRSASVVAELPAQAQAAGARAVEDAYAAGLDQVFLVSGLAALLAGVLVLLLVRRSPEHHDTAVPDDGDRPKTAAEGSLRAV; the protein is encoded by the coding sequence ATGCGCAAATGGATGCCGCTGCTGGCGGTTTGCTTAGGCACCTTCATGCTGTTGATCGATGTGACCATCGTCAGCGTGGCGCTGCCCCAGATGACCGACTCGCTCGACGCGTCGTTCTCCGCCCTGCAATGGGTGGTCGACATCTACGTTCTGGTGCTCGCCGCACTGCTGATGGCGATCGGCTCGCTGTCCGACCTCACCGGCGCCCGCCGGGTCTACCTCGCCGGCCTGGCCGTGTTCGCCGTGGCGTCCCTCGCCTGCGGGCTCGCGGACAGCAGCGGCATGCTGATCGTCGCGCGCGGTGTCCAGGGCCTCGGCGCGGCGGCGATGTTCGCCACCAACACCGCACTGCTGGCGAGCAATTACCGCGGCAAGGACCGGGGCATCGCCTTCGGTCTGTGGGGTGCTGTCAACGGCGCCGCCGCCGCGGCCGGTCCGATACTCGGAGGTCTGCTCACCGAGCATCTCAACTGGCGGTGGATCTTCCTGGTCAACCTGCCCGTCGCGGCCATCGCCCTGATCGTCGGCCACAAGCACCTGACGGGCTCGTCCATCAGGACCGACCGCCGCGTCGACATCCCGGGCACGGTCGCCTTCACCCTGGCCTCCACCCTGTTGATCTTCGCCCTGATCCGTGCGGGCGAGGACGGCTGGGGCGCGGACATCACGCTCGCGCTGTTCGGCGGCACGGTGGTCGCGTTGATCGCCTTCGTCCTGGTCGAACGCGGCCGGCGCGATCCCATGCTCGACCTGAAGCTGCTGCGGACACCGTCGTTCGGCGGGCTGATGGCCGGCGCGGTGGTCTTCAGTGCGGCCGCCTTCGCCAATCTGGTGTTCGTGTCCGTCTGGGCGCAGTCGGTGCTGGAGCTCAGCCCGGTGAAGGCCGGTCTGATCCTGATGCCGCTCAGCGGAATGTCGTTCGTGGCGGCGGGCCTTGCGGGCCGCTTCCTCGCAAACGTCGCGCCACAGTGGCCGATCGGGGCCGGTCTGCTGCTGATCGGTGCCGGGACGCTGCTGGAGATGCTGCTCACCGGCACCTCCGGCTGGACGGCGCTGCTGCCCGGCATGCTGCTGACGGGTATCGGTGTCGGTATCGCCTCGCCGATCCTCGCGTCGGCCGCGCTGGCCGCCGCGCCGGCGAGCCGGGCGGGCATGGCGGGCGGAGCGGCGAACACGTTCCGGCAGCTGGGCTTCGCCGTCGGCATTCCGGTGGTCGGAGCCATTCTGTCCGGCGCGATCGGACGGGAGCTGGCCGACAACGGCTCGTTCGCCGACTCCGACGCGGCGGCCGAGCTGGTCACCGGCGGCAGGTCCGCGAGTGTGGTCGCCGAACTGCCCGCCCAGGCGCAGGCCGCGGGCGCGCGGGCCGTCGAGGACGCGTACGCCGCGGGACTCGACCAGGTCTTCCTCGTGAGCGGGCTCGCCGCTCTGCTCGCCGGGGTGCTGGTCCTGCTCCTGGTGCGCCGTTCTCCCGAACACCACGACACCGCGGTGCCGGACGACGGCGACCGCCCGAAGACGGCCGCGGAGGGTTCGCTCCGGGCCGTGTGA
- a CDS encoding BTAD domain-containing putative transcriptional regulator — translation MGGWLRIVRGSGLRAARIKAGLTQDEVARRAAISVRTVRHIERGHVKNPRHETLARMAEVVGYEAAVPDDAPDIGTPAEPPAFAQEIRLLGPLTVLSADEPVSMPLKQRALLGLLAVQPDQTVSHEEIADVLWNGEAPPAYPQLVHTYVARLRRIIEPGPGHGGTTRRISTVRGGYVFNSGGVRLDLSRFEERAALAARTAMDDPSAALDLYRQALRCWQGRLLQDLPQLWHHPSVVRVAQRHIDVAIEFADLALRLNRSAFAVEYLRVASYEEPLHESLQARIMLALAGSGRRAAALRLFTDLRMRLKKELGVEPSEEIWQARNSILVQDGAENRPEAAGPAPGEQYGTPDHSWNGPLPPRTPPPSSARPRSLAPPAQLPPVIAPFTGRQQQLAALDGLLAQQHKGYAAVGIAAIHGPSEIGKTALAVRWAHQHHDEFPDGQLYADLQGSADPSERPVNPSTVLTRFLRSLGAPDEWIPDNPEEASALFRSLLAGRRFLVVLDDAADAAQVRCLLPGTPGNVVLVTSRAPLIDLVTREGAMSMALDVLSAAEAYELIETYLGPERTAAEPEATQELAAVCGQYPLELRMAVARLAATPHVSIRTLVSELARGGEAENLYPLRAHRASRPGRTNKAADSRWQRLT, via the coding sequence GTGGGGGGATGGTTGAGGATTGTACGGGGTTCCGGACTGCGTGCCGCGCGCATCAAGGCAGGATTAACACAGGACGAGGTGGCCAGACGCGCCGCCATCAGCGTACGAACTGTCCGTCACATTGAACGCGGGCACGTGAAGAATCCGCGGCACGAGACCCTGGCCCGTATGGCCGAGGTCGTCGGATATGAGGCCGCGGTTCCGGACGACGCCCCCGATATCGGGACCCCTGCCGAACCGCCCGCATTCGCCCAGGAGATACGGCTGCTCGGGCCGCTCACCGTCCTGAGCGCCGACGAGCCCGTGTCCATGCCGCTCAAGCAGCGCGCCCTGCTCGGCCTGCTCGCCGTGCAGCCCGACCAGACCGTCAGCCACGAAGAGATCGCCGACGTCCTGTGGAACGGCGAAGCACCGCCCGCCTACCCGCAGTTGGTGCACACCTACGTCGCCCGGCTGCGCCGCATCATCGAGCCCGGCCCCGGCCACGGCGGCACGACCCGCAGGATCAGCACCGTCCGCGGTGGATACGTCTTCAACAGCGGCGGAGTGCGACTGGACCTCTCCCGGTTCGAGGAGCGCGCCGCCCTGGCCGCCCGGACCGCCATGGACGACCCGTCCGCCGCGCTCGACCTCTACCGGCAGGCCCTGCGCTGCTGGCAGGGCCGGCTGCTCCAGGACCTGCCGCAGCTCTGGCACCACCCCTCCGTGGTCAGGGTGGCCCAGCGCCATATCGACGTGGCCATCGAGTTCGCCGATCTGGCGCTGCGGCTGAACCGGTCCGCGTTCGCCGTCGAGTACCTCAGGGTCGCCTCGTACGAGGAACCGCTGCACGAATCGCTGCAGGCCCGGATCATGCTGGCGCTCGCCGGTTCCGGCCGCCGCGCGGCGGCCCTGCGCCTGTTCACCGACCTGAGGATGCGGCTCAAGAAGGAACTCGGCGTGGAACCGAGCGAGGAGATCTGGCAGGCGCGCAACAGCATCCTCGTCCAGGACGGCGCCGAGAACCGCCCCGAGGCCGCCGGCCCCGCACCGGGCGAGCAGTACGGCACGCCCGACCACTCCTGGAACGGACCGCTGCCGCCCCGCACCCCTCCGCCCTCCTCCGCCCGTCCCCGCAGCCTCGCGCCGCCCGCCCAGCTTCCCCCGGTGATCGCCCCCTTCACCGGGAGACAGCAGCAACTGGCGGCCCTCGACGGCCTGCTGGCACAGCAGCACAAGGGATACGCGGCGGTCGGTATCGCGGCCATCCACGGTCCCTCCGAGATCGGGAAGACCGCACTGGCCGTCCGATGGGCCCACCAGCACCACGACGAGTTTCCCGACGGGCAGTTGTACGCCGATCTTCAGGGCAGCGCCGACCCGTCGGAACGGCCGGTGAACCCGAGCACCGTGCTCACCCGGTTCCTGCGCTCCCTCGGCGCGCCCGACGAGTGGATTCCGGACAACCCGGAGGAGGCGTCCGCCCTCTTCCGCAGCCTGCTCGCCGGCCGCCGCTTCCTCGTCGTGCTGGACGACGCGGCGGACGCGGCACAGGTCCGCTGCCTGTTGCCCGGGACACCGGGCAACGTCGTGCTCGTCACCAGCCGGGCACCTCTCATCGACCTGGTGACGCGCGAGGGCGCCATGAGCATGGCTCTCGACGTCCTGTCCGCCGCCGAGGCGTACGAGCTGATCGAGACGTATCTCGGTCCGGAGCGCACGGCGGCGGAACCCGAGGCCACCCAGGAACTGGCCGCCGTATGCGGGCAATATCCGCTGGAGCTGCGCATGGCCGTCGCCCGGCTCGCCGCGACGCCGCACGTCTCCATCCGCACACTCGTCTCCGAACTCGCGCGCGGCGGTGAGGCCGAGAACCTCTACCCGCTGCGTGCCCACCGGGCGTCGAGGCCGGGCCGTACGAACAAAGCCGCTGACAGCCGGTGGCAACGGCTGACATGA
- a CDS encoding SDR family NAD(P)-dependent oxidoreductase: MNSSQESDLDRRLARDPIAIVGLSALYPKSSNLTDFWANVVSAADCIDDVPAGHWDVDEHYDPDPSVPDKTYSKRGGFIPDVPFNPLEFGLPPNTLEVTDVLQLLSLVVARDLLKDAGADKAGQSWYDASRTGVVLGITGANQLTQPLTARLQSPVLKEVVRSCGLSDKDAEEIVAKFRLAYAPWEENSFPGMLGNVVAGRVANRLDLGGINMTIDAACASSLGAVRTAVSELLEGRSDTMLVGGCDAENTIFMYLCFSKTPALSKSGRIRPFDKDADGTLIGEGIGMLALRRLADAERDGNQIYAVLRGMGTSSDGRFKSIYAPRKEGQMVALRRAYEDADCTPSSIELFEAHGTGTAVGDATELSALAAVVSDGNDSRQYAAVGSVKSQIGHTKAAAGAAGLIKLALSLHHKVLPPTINVDEPNPAIDFASGPFYVNTEARPWIRDPERPKRRAAISSFGFGGTNFHMVLEEHGDGDDLRVSYPVARVHLWHAPDTAALTELLADGAPATGGPAPAGHARVALAARGEDELKSLRDLALGELRARPDADAWSHPKGVHYRRSAAPAGKVGALFAGQGSQYVNLGQSAVMALPPLRSAFDRANVHFEGSAPLSRVAFPPPLFGAGVRAAQETALQATAYAQPAIGALSAGQFRYLSELGFGAEGFLGHSFGELTALWASGALDDDAFFALARARGKAMAPPPESGFDAGAMAAVSAPEERVAELLADRPGLVVCNRNAADQIVVGGATEEVERLVAAAKDAGLRASRLPVSAAFHTPFVGHAVDAFRGDVARVEVRRPNGTVFANTRGAAYGDDIDANRTVLAEQLINPVDFAARVEEMYAAGFRVFVEFGPKSVLTQLVRRILGDREHTVVSLDAGPGRDADVALKQAVAQLAVLGLPLATTDRYVAEAVAEVPAKGMSILLNGINYVSPERRAAYRDAIDNGYRIAVPATPAVPAPAAAPTPSPVAATPRPAPVTVQPPAPTPAARPAAAPAVRPAAASAPVPAPAATATAVLPAPAAAVAPTPAPAPTVMETAHVDSDRLAGLVADHLALHDDYLNGQLQSAERLTGLLERAADQGQLGQVLAGVNAVKEHGLDIGRSHLRANEILRDLAGLELGTAPAPAGRATAEQTAPALAAPVAQPVAAVPVPAALAAAPAPARPLAPAPQALPAAPVVTAPAIAAPPAPVAPAAAPAAAAPAGLDAATVEAVLLEVVGEKTGYPADMLELDMDIEADLGIDSIKRVEIMGVLQERFEGGISAGPEQLAELRTLRHIVEFMSASAAPQAAAPAAAAPAGLDAATVEAALLEVVGEKTGYPADMLELDMDIEADLGIDSIKRVEIMGVLQERFEGGISAGPEQLAELRTLRHIVEFMSANAAPQAAAPAAAAAAPAGLDAATVEAVLLEVVGEKTGYPADMLELDMDIEADLGIDSIKRVEIMGVLQERFGESISAGPEQLAELRTLRHIVDFMSASAAPQAAAPAAPAPAGPDAAGVESVLLEVVGQKTGYPADMLELDMDIEADLGIDSIKRVEIMGVLQERFGESISAGPEQLAELRTLRHIVDFMSGGASEAAPAAAQAAAPAGDEPAAAKPGGGIGRAQAALVDLPTPDRLVGAYAEGSGALVVDDGAELAPALVNRLIESGRHVHVLRLPGVAERISGVKDHALSGWGVTELAEQMEEILADRISLVLDLSAARGADWSEGVRRLAHTLLAAKHAVQPLTTAAASGRAAFVTVTRLDGAFGLGGVPEELAPVGGSAGLVKTLAVEAPELFCRAVDIAPALSPDAGAALLLAEVEDAVTDIVQVGLDGARRVALTLAEQSLTASDTETAPQLTSEDLLVVTGGGRGITAACVVELAKRHRPGLLLLGRTPLEEEPAWAQGVDAPALKAAAASHLKSAGEKPTPKRVEQLYRAVVGAREIRRTLADVEAAGSRAEYLAVDITDPQATAAALAPHKARITGLVHGAGVLADQLIANKKASEVERVFAPKLTGLRAVTAALDPETLRHVVLFSSVAGFFGNRGQSDYAMANEVLNAWASSWKQRHPAARVTSLNWGAWDSGMVSPEVKAVFQERGITLIPVDTGARMFTEQFAPERAGDVVTVLGPTTPLSEPERTATTATVTVERPLAALENEQILTDHVIGESPVLPAVVALGWAIGAVERAGGTEVRQVHDFSVHKGIVFDAGRPERISLAMTPDGDSVRTAIHAVDAQGTARPHYAAVVTPQAPPAAATVGALPALGTGRDAAELYSDGTLFHGPSLRGVRRVLAEDASVNRLVLECALTEHRPAGGAFAGSRFAPGTADLLLQAGLVWVRLFRGTAGLPLSVGRVDLHHPLPDGEPFLIVVEPAATGGNGSGASLTVTACTPDGRVLTRFDGVSVVSAPQLAAKFISG, translated from the coding sequence GTGAACTCTTCGCAGGAATCCGACCTCGACCGTCGGCTCGCCCGGGACCCCATCGCCATCGTCGGCCTCTCCGCGCTCTACCCCAAGTCCAGCAATCTCACGGACTTCTGGGCGAACGTCGTCTCGGCCGCCGACTGCATCGACGACGTGCCCGCCGGACACTGGGACGTCGACGAGCACTACGACCCCGACCCCTCGGTGCCCGACAAGACGTACTCCAAGCGCGGCGGCTTCATCCCCGACGTCCCGTTCAACCCGCTGGAGTTCGGCCTCCCGCCGAACACCCTCGAGGTGACCGACGTCCTCCAGCTGCTCAGCCTGGTGGTCGCCCGGGACCTGCTGAAGGACGCCGGGGCCGACAAGGCTGGTCAGTCGTGGTACGACGCCTCCCGCACCGGAGTTGTCCTCGGCATCACCGGCGCCAACCAGCTCACCCAGCCGCTGACCGCGCGGCTGCAGAGCCCGGTGCTCAAGGAGGTCGTCCGCAGCTGCGGTCTCTCCGACAAGGACGCCGAGGAGATCGTCGCCAAGTTCCGCCTCGCGTACGCCCCGTGGGAGGAGAACTCCTTCCCCGGCATGCTCGGCAACGTCGTCGCCGGACGGGTCGCCAACCGGCTCGACCTCGGCGGCATCAACATGACGATCGACGCCGCCTGCGCCAGCTCCCTCGGCGCGGTCAGGACCGCGGTGAGCGAGCTGCTCGAAGGCCGCTCCGACACGATGCTGGTGGGCGGCTGCGACGCCGAGAACACCATCTTCATGTACCTGTGCTTCAGCAAGACGCCCGCGCTGTCCAAGTCCGGGCGCATCCGGCCGTTCGACAAGGACGCCGACGGCACCCTCATCGGCGAGGGCATCGGCATGCTCGCCCTGCGCCGCCTCGCCGACGCCGAGCGCGACGGCAACCAGATCTACGCGGTCCTGCGCGGCATGGGCACCTCCAGCGACGGCCGGTTCAAGTCCATCTACGCCCCGCGCAAGGAGGGCCAGATGGTCGCCCTGCGCCGCGCGTACGAGGACGCCGACTGCACGCCGTCCAGCATCGAGCTCTTCGAGGCGCACGGCACCGGAACCGCCGTCGGCGATGCGACCGAGCTGAGCGCACTGGCCGCGGTGGTCTCCGACGGCAACGACAGCCGGCAGTACGCGGCCGTCGGCAGCGTCAAGTCCCAGATCGGGCACACCAAGGCGGCCGCGGGCGCGGCCGGCCTGATCAAGCTGGCGCTCTCGCTGCACCACAAGGTCCTGCCGCCGACCATCAACGTCGACGAGCCGAACCCCGCCATCGACTTCGCCTCCGGGCCGTTCTACGTCAACACCGAGGCACGGCCCTGGATCCGCGACCCCGAGCGCCCCAAGCGCCGCGCCGCCATCTCCTCGTTCGGCTTCGGCGGCACCAACTTCCACATGGTGCTGGAGGAGCACGGCGACGGAGACGACCTGCGGGTCTCCTACCCCGTCGCCCGTGTGCACCTGTGGCACGCGCCCGACACCGCCGCCCTCACCGAGCTGCTCGCCGACGGCGCGCCCGCCACCGGCGGCCCGGCCCCCGCGGGCCACGCCCGTGTCGCGCTGGCCGCGCGCGGCGAGGACGAGCTGAAGTCCCTGCGCGACCTGGCCCTCGGTGAACTGCGCGCCCGGCCCGACGCCGACGCCTGGTCGCACCCCAAGGGAGTCCACTACCGCCGCAGCGCCGCTCCGGCCGGCAAGGTCGGCGCACTCTTCGCGGGTCAGGGCAGCCAGTACGTCAACCTCGGCCAGAGCGCCGTGATGGCGCTGCCGCCGCTGCGGTCCGCCTTCGACCGGGCCAATGTGCACTTCGAGGGCTCCGCGCCGCTGTCCCGTGTCGCGTTCCCGCCGCCGCTGTTCGGCGCCGGTGTGCGCGCCGCGCAGGAAACCGCCCTCCAGGCCACCGCGTACGCGCAGCCCGCGATCGGCGCCCTGTCCGCCGGCCAGTTCCGCTATCTGTCCGAACTCGGCTTCGGAGCCGAAGGGTTCCTCGGCCACAGCTTCGGCGAGCTGACCGCGCTGTGGGCCTCCGGCGCCCTCGACGACGACGCCTTCTTCGCTCTCGCCCGGGCCCGCGGCAAGGCCATGGCCCCGCCGCCGGAGTCCGGCTTCGACGCCGGTGCGATGGCCGCGGTCTCCGCCCCCGAGGAGCGGGTCGCCGAACTCCTCGCCGACCGCCCCGGCCTGGTCGTCTGCAACCGCAACGCGGCCGACCAGATCGTGGTCGGCGGCGCCACCGAAGAGGTGGAGCGCCTGGTCGCCGCCGCGAAGGACGCGGGTCTGCGGGCGAGCCGGCTGCCGGTGTCCGCCGCGTTCCACACCCCCTTCGTCGGCCACGCCGTCGACGCCTTCCGCGGTGACGTGGCGCGCGTCGAGGTCCGCCGGCCGAACGGCACCGTCTTCGCCAACACCCGCGGCGCGGCCTACGGCGACGACATCGACGCCAACCGCACGGTCCTCGCCGAACAGCTCATCAACCCGGTCGACTTCGCCGCCCGCGTCGAGGAGATGTACGCCGCCGGGTTCCGCGTCTTCGTGGAGTTCGGTCCGAAGAGCGTCCTCACCCAGCTCGTCCGCCGCATCCTCGGCGACCGTGAGCACACCGTGGTCAGCCTCGACGCCGGCCCCGGACGGGACGCCGATGTCGCGCTGAAGCAGGCCGTCGCCCAGCTCGCCGTCCTCGGACTGCCGCTCGCCACCACCGACCGCTATGTCGCCGAGGCCGTGGCCGAGGTGCCCGCCAAGGGCATGTCGATCCTGCTGAACGGCATCAACTACGTCTCTCCCGAGCGCAGGGCGGCCTACCGCGACGCGATCGACAACGGCTACCGGATCGCCGTCCCGGCGACACCCGCGGTACCGGCTCCCGCCGCGGCCCCGACCCCGTCACCGGTGGCCGCAACGCCCCGACCGGCCCCGGTGACGGTCCAGCCCCCGGCCCCCACGCCCGCCGCACGGCCGGCCGCCGCCCCCGCCGTACGGCCGGCGGCCGCCTCCGCGCCGGTCCCGGCCCCTGCCGCGACCGCCACGGCGGTGCTGCCCGCGCCCGCGGCCGCGGTGGCGCCCACCCCCGCCCCTGCTCCCACCGTCATGGAGACAGCCCACGTGGACAGTGATCGCCTGGCCGGTCTGGTGGCCGACCACCTCGCCCTGCACGACGACTACCTCAACGGCCAGTTGCAGAGCGCCGAGCGTCTGACCGGTCTGCTGGAGCGCGCCGCCGACCAGGGACAGCTCGGCCAGGTCCTGGCCGGGGTGAACGCGGTCAAGGAGCACGGCCTCGACATCGGCCGCAGCCATCTGCGCGCCAACGAGATCCTGCGCGACCTGGCCGGCCTGGAACTCGGCACTGCCCCCGCCCCGGCGGGCCGCGCCACGGCGGAGCAGACCGCGCCGGCCCTGGCCGCCCCGGTCGCGCAGCCGGTGGCCGCCGTACCGGTCCCGGCCGCACTCGCCGCCGCCCCGGCCCCCGCCCGGCCCCTGGCCCCCGCACCGCAGGCGCTGCCCGCGGCCCCGGTGGTCACCGCGCCCGCCATCGCCGCCCCGCCCGCCCCCGTCGCACCGGCGGCTGCTCCCGCCGCCGCGGCTCCGGCCGGCCTGGACGCGGCCACGGTGGAGGCGGTGCTGCTGGAGGTGGTCGGTGAGAAGACCGGTTACCCGGCGGACATGCTGGAGTTGGACATGGACATCGAGGCCGATCTGGGCATCGATTCCATCAAGCGTGTCGAGATCATGGGTGTGTTGCAGGAGCGGTTCGAGGGCGGGATATCGGCCGGTCCGGAGCAGCTCGCGGAGCTTCGTACGCTGCGTCACATCGTGGAGTTCATGAGCGCCAGCGCGGCGCCCCAGGCGGCTGCTCCCGCCGCTGCGGCTCCGGCCGGCCTGGATGCCGCGACGGTGGAGGCGGCTCTGCTGGAGGTCGTCGGTGAGAAGACCGGCTATCCGGCGGACATGCTGGAGCTGGACATGGACATCGAGGCCGATCTGGGCATCGATTCCATCAAGCGTGTCGAGATCATGGGTGTGTTGCAGGAGCGGTTCGAGGGCGGGATATCGGCCGGTCCGGAGCAGCTCGCGGAGCTTCGTACGCTGCGTCACATCGTGGAGTTCATGAGCGCCAACGCGGCGCCTCAGGCGGCTGCTCCCGCCGCCGCTGCTGCGGCTCCGGCCGGCCTGGATGCCGCGACGGTGGAGGCGGTGCTGCTGGAGGTGGTCGGTGAGAAGACCGGTTACCCGGCGGACATGCTGGAGCTGGACATGGACATCGAGGCCGACTTGGGCATCGATTCCATCAAGCGTGTCGAGATCATGGGCGTCCTCCAGGAGCGGTTCGGCGAGAGCATCTCCGCCGGTCCCGAGCAGCTCGCCGAGCTCCGGACCCTGCGCCACATCGTCGACTTCATGAGCGCCAGCGCGGCGCCTCAGGCCGCCGCTCCCGCAGCCCCGGCCCCCGCCGGTCCGGACGCGGCCGGTGTCGAGTCCGTCCTGCTGGAGGTGGTCGGTCAGAAGACCGGCTATCCGGCGGACATGCTGGAGCTGGACATGGACATCGAGGCCGACTTGGGCATCGATTCCATCAAGCGTGTCGAGATCATGGGCGTCCTCCAGGAGCGGTTCGGCGAGAGCATCTCCGCCGGTCCCGAGCAGCTCGCCGAGCTCCGGACCCTGCGCCACATCGTCGACTTCATGAGCGGCGGCGCCTCCGAAGCGGCTCCCGCAGCCGCGCAGGCAGCCGCCCCCGCCGGCGACGAGCCCGCGGCCGCCAAGCCCGGTGGCGGCATCGGCCGCGCGCAGGCCGCGCTCGTCGATCTGCCCACCCCCGACCGGCTCGTCGGCGCGTACGCCGAGGGCTCGGGCGCACTCGTCGTCGACGACGGCGCCGAGCTCGCACCCGCGCTCGTGAACCGGCTCATCGAGTCGGGCCGCCATGTGCACGTCCTGCGTCTGCCGGGTGTCGCCGAGCGCATCAGCGGCGTCAAGGACCACGCCCTGTCCGGCTGGGGCGTGACCGAACTGGCCGAGCAGATGGAGGAGATCCTCGCCGACCGCATCAGCCTGGTGCTCGACCTCTCCGCCGCGCGCGGCGCCGACTGGTCCGAGGGCGTACGCCGCCTCGCCCACACGCTGCTCGCCGCCAAGCACGCCGTCCAGCCGCTGACCACCGCGGCCGCCTCCGGCCGTGCCGCCTTCGTCACCGTCACCCGGCTCGACGGCGCCTTCGGCCTCGGCGGGGTCCCCGAAGAACTCGCCCCCGTCGGTGGGTCCGCGGGTCTCGTCAAGACCCTTGCGGTGGAGGCCCCGGAGCTGTTCTGCCGGGCCGTCGACATCGCCCCCGCGCTGAGCCCGGACGCCGGAGCCGCGCTGCTGCTCGCCGAGGTCGAGGACGCGGTCACGGACATCGTCCAGGTCGGCCTCGACGGCGCCCGCCGCGTCGCTCTGACCCTCGCCGAGCAGTCGCTGACCGCCTCCGACACCGAGACCGCGCCGCAGCTCACCTCCGAGGACCTGCTCGTCGTCACCGGCGGAGGCCGCGGCATCACCGCCGCCTGCGTCGTCGAACTGGCCAAGCGCCACCGGCCCGGACTGCTGCTCCTCGGCCGCACCCCGCTGGAGGAGGAGCCCGCCTGGGCGCAGGGTGTCGACGCGCCCGCTCTCAAGGCGGCTGCCGCCTCCCACCTGAAGTCGGCGGGGGAGAAGCCGACCCCGAAGCGGGTCGAGCAGCTCTACCGGGCCGTCGTCGGCGCCCGCGAGATCCGCCGGACCCTCGCCGACGTCGAGGCCGCCGGCAGCCGCGCCGAGTACCTCGCCGTGGACATCACCGACCCGCAGGCGACCGCCGCCGCGCTCGCCCCGCACAAGGCCCGCATCACGGGTCTGGTGCACGGCGCCGGCGTCCTCGCCGACCAGCTCATCGCCAACAAGAAGGCGTCCGAGGTCGAGCGGGTCTTCGCCCCCAAGCTGACCGGACTGCGCGCCGTGACCGCGGCGCTCGACCCCGAGACCCTGCGGCACGTCGTCCTGTTCTCCTCGGTCGCCGGATTCTTCGGCAACCGCGGGCAGTCGGACTACGCCATGGCCAACGAGGTCCTCAATGCCTGGGCGTCGTCCTGGAAGCAGCGCCACCCCGCCGCCCGCGTCACCTCCCTCAACTGGGGTGCCTGGGACAGCGGAATGGTCTCCCCGGAGGTCAAGGCCGTCTTCCAGGAGCGCGGCATCACCCTGATCCCGGTGGACACCGGAGCCCGGATGTTCACCGAGCAGTTCGCCCCGGAGCGCGCCGGTGACGTCGTCACCGTGCTCGGCCCGACGACGCCCCTGTCGGAGCCGGAGCGGACCGCCACCACGGCCACCGTCACCGTCGAACGCCCGCTGGCGGCGCTGGAGAACGAGCAGATCCTCACCGACCACGTCATCGGTGAATCCCCGGTCCTCCCGGCGGTCGTCGCCCTCGGCTGGGCGATCGGCGCGGTGGAGCGCGCCGGCGGCACCGAGGTGCGCCAGGTGCACGACTTCTCGGTGCACAAGGGCATCGTCTTCGACGCCGGCCGGCCGGAGCGCATCAGCCTGGCGATGACTCCCGACGGCGACAGCGTCCGTACCGCGATCCACGCCGTCGACGCGCAGGGCACCGCACGACCGCACTACGCGGCCGTCGTCACCCCGCAGGCCCCGCCCGCCGCGGCCACGGTCGGCGCACTGCCCGCGCTCGGCACCGGCCGCGACGCCGCCGAGCTCTACAGCGACGGCACGCTCTTCCACGGCCCGTCCCTGCGGGGCGTGCGCCGGGTGCTCGCCGAGGACGCGTCGGTGAACCGGCTGGTCCTGGAGTGCGCACTGACCGAACACCGCCCG